The proteins below come from a single Nitrospirae bacterium YQR-1 genomic window:
- a CDS encoding glycosyltransferase family 4 protein has product MIFYVSAAISALFAFLIWKHGFRLSLVDIPNVRSSHASPTPRGGGVGIAVALLVSGLITVDNYWVVLVVFAMGVLGFLEDIFSLSTLLRLIVQLTLSIFMVYLTLGIPHTPVEILLLIFWCIFLTATANFYNFMDGINGIAGVTGVVGFLFMAIIAFLGVKAYEVGFLAVILCGACAGFLPFNFPKGRVFMGDVGSLLLGFAFAAMVMKMSTSPGTFICLSMLLCTFYADSVVTIYYRLRLGENLTKAHRRHLYQYLSNEQGIPQWKVTTLYALVQFIAGIVALSLLKGQLRWQAGYLLVFFLIFLMAYYGIKKGHHGKK; this is encoded by the coding sequence ATGATATTTTATGTTTCGGCGGCAATTAGCGCCCTGTTTGCTTTCCTGATTTGGAAGCATGGCTTCAGATTATCTCTTGTTGACATACCTAATGTCAGAAGTTCTCACGCAAGCCCAACACCCAGGGGCGGAGGAGTGGGAATTGCCGTTGCTCTTTTGGTCTCAGGATTAATTACGGTTGATAACTATTGGGTGGTGCTCGTGGTATTTGCAATGGGGGTTCTTGGTTTTTTAGAGGATATATTTAGTTTATCCACGCTGTTACGGTTGATAGTTCAACTAACACTTTCGATATTTATGGTATATTTAACCCTTGGCATCCCACACACACCTGTTGAGATTTTACTTCTTATCTTTTGGTGTATTTTTTTGACGGCAACGGCAAACTTCTATAATTTCATGGACGGTATAAACGGTATAGCGGGAGTTACCGGAGTAGTGGGTTTTCTTTTTATGGCCATAATTGCTTTTTTAGGTGTAAAAGCGTATGAGGTAGGTTTTCTTGCAGTGATACTTTGCGGGGCTTGTGCCGGATTTTTACCGTTTAATTTCCCAAAGGGCAGGGTGTTTATGGGCGATGTTGGAAGTCTTCTTCTTGGTTTTGCATTTGCCGCTATGGTTATGAAAATGTCAACATCTCCAGGGACATTTATATGTCTGTCAATGCTGCTTTGCACCTTCTATGCCGACAGTGTTGTGACTATTTATTATCGTTTACGTTTAGGGGAAAATCTGACAAAGGCGCACCGGCGCCATCTTTATCAGTACCTGAGTAACGAACAAGGCATCCCCCAATGGAAAGTCACCACCCTCTATGCTTTGGTGCAATTTATAGCAGGTATCGTTGCCCTGTCTCTGTTAAAAGGACAGTTACGTTGGCAGGCGGGTTACCTGTTGGTATTTTTTCTGATATTTTTAATGGCATATTATGGGATAAAAAAGGGGCATCATGGTAAAAAGTGA
- a CDS encoding NAD-dependent epimerase/dehydratase family protein: MRLSRVLVTGANGFIGRAVCPVLENAGFNVRAAVRNLNDEVREILPEVKDFCEIKDIGPDAVFGDALNGVDVVVHLAARVHVMKESATDPLVEFRKVNTIGTKRLYEEAMANGVKKFIFISTVKVNGERTTSKPFTEHDKPKPQDSYSVSKLEAEEILNELWASGSPTAVTIFRIPLVYGPYVKGNFLRLLKIASKGVPLPLRSVNNRRSMLYVGNLVSAIETAIHDLNKGVKTFMVSDGQDVSTPELLRMISGEMGKSALLFPFPPVLLKLAGVLTGKGAELDRLLGSLTVSNYKIKLELGWTPPYEISYGIRDMVAWFNRINDTVTE, from the coding sequence ATGAGGTTGAGCAGGGTTTTAGTGACAGGGGCAAACGGCTTTATAGGGCGTGCGGTGTGCCCTGTTTTAGAAAATGCAGGGTTTAATGTACGTGCGGCCGTAAGAAATCTAAATGATGAGGTAAGGGAGATTTTACCTGAGGTTAAAGATTTTTGCGAAATAAAAGACATCGGGCCTGATGCTGTCTTTGGGGATGCCTTAAACGGAGTTGATGTGGTTGTGCATCTTGCCGCACGGGTTCATGTGATGAAAGAGTCGGCAACGGACCCTCTTGTGGAATTCAGAAAAGTCAATACCATCGGTACAAAGAGATTGTATGAGGAGGCGATGGCAAACGGCGTAAAGAAGTTTATTTTCATAAGTACAGTTAAAGTAAATGGTGAGAGAACAACCTCTAAGCCCTTTACAGAACATGACAAACCCAAACCTCAGGACTCCTATTCCGTATCAAAGCTTGAGGCCGAGGAAATCCTTAACGAGCTGTGGGCGTCGGGCTCTCCCACGGCTGTTACCATATTTCGTATTCCACTGGTGTATGGCCCGTATGTTAAGGGAAATTTTCTGAGGCTTCTAAAAATAGCCTCTAAAGGCGTCCCGCTTCCTCTCAGAAGCGTCAACAACCGCAGAAGTATGCTCTATGTGGGAAACCTTGTCAGCGCCATAGAAACCGCTATACACGATTTAAACAAGGGGGTTAAAACCTTCATGGTAAGTGATGGGCAGGACGTATCAACGCCGGAGCTTTTAAGGATGATTTCAGGTGAGATGGGCAAATCCGCCTTACTGTTTCCCTTCCCTCCGGTATTGTTAAAATTAGCCGGAGTGCTAACCGGTAAAGGAGCTGAACTGGACAGGCTTTTGGGCTCTCTTACTGTCTCAAATTACAAGATAAAGCTTGAGCTTGGATGGACTCCACCGTATGAGATTTCCTACGGCATTAGAGACATGGTTGCATGGTTTAACAGAATAAACGATACCGTTACGGAATAG